Proteins found in one Mangifera indica cultivar Alphonso chromosome 15, CATAS_Mindica_2.1, whole genome shotgun sequence genomic segment:
- the LOC123197457 gene encoding H/ACA ribonucleoprotein complex subunit 4-like, with the protein MTDVELSRSEKKKHKKKSSAPVPDTLPTDTDTANDFLIKPQSFTPALDTSKWPLLLKNYDRLNVRTGHYTPLSSGFSPLKRPLAEYIRYGVLNLDKPANPSSHEVVAWIKRILRVEKTGHSGTLDPKVTGNLIVCIDRATRLVKSQQGAGKEYVCVARLHDKVPDVAKVARALETLTGAVFQRPPLISAVKRQLRIRTIYESKLLEYDADKHLVVFWISCEAGTYVRTMCVHLGLILGVGGHMQELRRVRSGILGENDNMVTMHDLMDSQWVYDNYRDESYLRRVIMPLEVLLTSYKRLVVKDSTVNAICYGAKLMIPGLLRFENDIEVGEEVVLMTTKGEAVALGIAEMTTAVMATCDHGVVARIKRVVMDRDTYPRKWGLGPRASMKKKLIAEGKLDKHGKPNEKTPTEWLRNVVLPTGGDSVVAGLAAAPEPAVADKETADGDKEKKEKKKSKDEEDGEGRKRKVNESGDAPVLPAKKAKLEHAEVETEDGAEDADEKKKEKKKKKKDKENVDVETEKEDKTEKVKEKKHKDKDEAGSPETNKSDKKKKKKKDKEAKEAEGVNNGEADKSEKKKKKKKKDEA; encoded by the coding sequence ATGACTGATGTTGAGCTCTCTCGCTCCGAGAAGAAGAAGCACAAGAAGAAATCATCCGCCCCTGTACCAGATACCCTACCCACTGATACTGATACCGcaaatgattttttgatcaAGCCCCAGAGCTTTACTCCCGCTTTAGACACCTCTAAGTGGCCACTATTGTTGAAAAACTACGACCGCCTCAATGTACGAACCGGACACTACACGCCTCTCTCCTCCGGTTTCTCTCCTCTTAAGCGACCGCTGGCTGAGTATATCAGGTACGGTGTTTTGAATCTTGATAAACCTGCAAACCCCTCTTCCCACGAGGTCGTCGCCTGGATCAAACGCATTCTTAGGGTTGAAAAAACTGGTCATAGTGGCACTTTAGACCCCAAAGTTACTGGTAACTTAATCGTTTGTATTGATAGAGCTACTCGCCTTGTTAAGTCGCAACAAGGTGCTGGGAAAGAGTATGTTTGTGTTGCAAGATTGCACGATAAAGTTCCTGATGTTGCAAAAGTGGCTCGGGCACTTGAAACTTTAACGGGGGCTGTGTTTCAAAGGCCGCCGTTGATTTCGGCAGTCAAAAGACAGCTTAGGATTAGGACTATTTATGAAAGCAAATTGCTTGAGTATGATGCTGATAAGCATTTGGTTGTCTTCTGGATATCTTGTGAGGCCGGTACTTATGTGAGAACAATGTGTGTGCATTTGGGTTTGATTCTTGGTGTTGGTGGGCATATGCAGGAGTTGAGGAGGGTGAGGTCTGGGATTTTGGGGGAGAATGATAACATGGTGACAATGCATGATCTGATGGATTCACAATGGGTATATGATAATTATAGGGATGAGAGTTATTTGAGGCGAGTGATTATGCCGCTTGAAGTGCTTTTGACGAGTTATAAAAGGTTGGTTGTTAAGGATAGCACTGTGAATGCTATCTGTTATGGGGCAAAATTGATGATTCCTGGGCTGTTGAGGTTTGAGAACGATATTGAGGTTGGGGAGGAAGTTGTACTGATGACTACAAAGGGTGAAGCTGTTGCATTGGGGATTGCAGAAATGACAACTGCTGTGATGGCTACTTGTGATCATGGTGTGGTGGCGAGGATTAAGAGGGTGGTGATGGATAGGGACACATACCCGAGAAAATGGGGGTTGGGGCCGAGGGCTTctatgaagaagaaattgattGCAGAAGGGAAGTTGGATAAGCATGGGAAGCCAAATGAGAAAACTCCAACTGAGTGGTTGAGAAATGTGGTTTTGCCTACTGGTGGGGATTCTGTGGTTGCGGGTCTTGCAGCTGCACCAGAACCAGCCGTGGCAGATAAAGAGACTGCTGATGGGGataaggaaaagaaagagaagaagaaaagcaaggATGAGGAAGATGGGGAAGGGCGCAAACGCAAAGTAAATGAGAGTGGCGATGCCCCTGTTCTGCCTGCTAAGAAGGCTAAACTTGAACACGCGGAGGTTGAGACAGAAGATGGGGCAGAGGATGCtgatgagaagaagaaagagaagaagaaaaagaaaaaggacaaAGAGAATGTTGATGTAGAAACAGAAAAGGAGGATAAGACTGAGAAGGTGAAGGAAAAGAAGCACAAGGATAAGGATGAAGCTGGTTCTCCGGAAACAAACAAGTctgataagaagaaaaaaaagaagaaagacaaaGAAGCCAAGGAGGCTGAGGGTGTCAATAATGGCGAAGCTGATAAAagtgagaagaagaaaaagaagaaaaagaaagatgaagcGTAG